The DNA window AGCCAAGAGAGAAGGAGCGAAAGCTTGGCTGGAGAAGGTCCGGAAGGTGACCTACCAAGCGAATGATGTCCTCGATGAGTTCAAGTACGAGGCGCTGCGCCGCAAAGCCAAGGAGGAGGGCCGCTACAAGGACCTCAGCATGGATGTAATAAAGCTCTTCCCTACTCACAACCGTATTGTTTTCCGTTACAGGATGGCAAACAAGCTCCGTATGATCTTGCAAGAAATTGATGACCTCATCAAAGAGATGAATGGCTTTAGGTTCATGTTCAAACCAGGGTCACCAGAGCCCATAAATTACTTGAGGCAGAATAATTCTGTTATCGTCGACCCTGTGAACATTGCCAAAGAATCAAGAGCCCGAGAGATGAAGGATGTTGTTGATAGATTACTTGCTCAAGCTAGCAGCTCGGATCCCACTGTCATTCCCGTCGTCGGAATGGGAGGGTTGGGCAAGACCACCTTAGCGCAGCTCATTTACAATGACCCTGAAATCAAGAAGCATTTCCAGTTGCGGCTTTGGGTGTGCGTCTCTGATAACTTTGAGGTGGATTCCGTGGCTGATAGAATACTGAAAGAGAATGGTTGTAAACCAACTGGTTGCTCAGCATTGGAGAAGCTTCAAAATGCAGTGAGTGGGAAGAGGTACCTACTCGTATCGGATGATGTATGGAACCGTGATGAGCACAAGTGGGAAAGGCTTAAGTCCTACCTTCAGCATGGTGGCAGCGGTAGCTCAGTGCTGACAACAACTCGTGATGAAGCTGTTGCTAAACTAATGATGGGTAAAACTGAAGGAGCCTATAAACTTGAAAGCTTGGGTGCATACTTCATAGAGAAAATTATCAAGACAAGAGCATTCAGTTCAAAAGAAGAGGAGTGGCCTGGTGAACTAGTTAAAATGGTCCGACAAGTTGCCAAGAGATGTGCTGGCTCTCCTTTGGCTGCTACAGCATTGGGCGTACCAAGACCACCGAGGAAGAATGGAAGTCTGTATTAAGAAGAAGCTCGATTTGTGAtgaggaaaataaaattttaccAGTACTCAAGCTCAGTTACAATGGCTTGCCATCACATATGATGCAGTGCTTTGCTTTCTGTGCTATGTTTCCAAAGGATTATGAGATTGATGTGGAAATGCTGATCCAATTGTGGATGGCTAATGGTTTTATCCTAGAGAAACAAGGAGAACGTCCTGAAATTACTGGTAAAAATATTTTCGTTGAGTTGGCAGCAAGATCTTTTTTTCAAGATGTGAAGGGAATCCCATTTCAGTTCAATCATACCGAGGTCTCCAGAATTACTTGTAAGATCCATGACCTTATGCATGATGTTACAATGGATTCTATGGGAAACGAGTGCGCTACTATAGCTACAAAACTGAGTAAAAGTGAGGACTTTCCATATTCCGCTTGTCATTTATTTCTGTCAGTTAATAGAGCAGAAACTATTCTGAATGCTTCCCTAGCAAAGGGGTCTCCAACTTTCCAAACACTGATTTTTGGGGGAAAGAAACCTGGAAGAGGTTTTCAAAAGTTATCGAATTGCAGTTCTGTGAGAGCATTAAAGGTCCAGCAAAGTTCATTCCTAAGGCTGAAATATCTTCATCACCTGAGGTATCTTGATCTCTCAAAAAGTGATATTGAAGCACTTCCTGAAGACATTAGCATCCTATATCATCTGCAAACACTGGACCTTTCTAATTGTGCTGATCTTCAGCGACTTCCAAAGGAACTGAAGTATTTGACTTCCCTCCGTCACCTCTACACTCACGGATGTAGAAAGTTGAAAAGCATGCCCGGAGGGCTCGGACACCTCACTTCCCTACAGACACTTGCATGCTTTATAGCAGATACTGACTCCGGTTGCAGTAATGTGAGAGAGCTGCAGGATTTGGACCTCGGTGGTAGACTAGAGCTAAGACAGCTCGAAAATGTCACAGGAGCAAATGGTGCGCAAGCAGCAGGTCTTGGAAACAAGAAAAAATTAACTAAACTGGAGTTAATATGGACTGATGGTGATCAGGAAGCACAAAATAATAATCACGAAGAGGTGGTGGAAGGTCTCAAACCTCATGATGGGCTGAAGGTCCTAGGGATATATTCCTGTGGGAGCAGTACTTTTCCAACGTGGATGGATATTTTGAATGGCATGGTGGAGCTTAAGTTATCTGGTTGCAAAAAGCTCGAGAAGCTTCCTGCACTCTGGCAGTTACCAGCTCTGGAAATTCTTCACCTAAAAGGATTGGAAAGTTTACATTGTTTGTGCAGCGGCGCTACAACAGCCGTCATATTTCAGAAACTGAAGGTGCTTACCTTGGTTGAGATGCCAAACGTTGAGGCATGGCTGGACACAGATGTGGTACAAGGAGAAGAGACGATATTTCCCAAGGTTGAGAAGCTGGAGATTCATGAGTGTGGAAGTTTGACTGCACTACCAAAAGCAGCATCAGTGATTACGGAATCGTCTGGCGGAGTTGACACTAAGCGCCGCTCCGCATTTCCAGCATTGAGGAACAGGACGTTATTTTCTTTGAATATGTTTGATAGATGGGAGGTAGTCGAAGGAACTCTAGTAGAAGGGGTAACATTTCCTCGGCTCGAGGAACTGTACATCTTGTCTTGTGCAAGCCTGGCTACACTACCGATAGGGTCATTATTGGTTGAACAATCATTTGGAGGAGCTGAAACCGTGTGTTGTCGCTCTGCATTTCCAGCACTACGGAAACTAGAGTTATCTGGTTTGTCGGCCCTTGAGTGATGGGGAGCCGTCGAAGGAACTCCAGGAGAAAAGGTAACATTTCCTCTGCTGGAGGAGTTGAAAATTAATGTCTGCCCGAAGTTGACTGATCTACCTGAAGCACCGAAGCTAAGTGAATTAGCCATCAGTGCGCGTGGACATGGTCAACAAATATCCCTGCAGGCAGCTAGCAGATGCATTCCTTCACTGTCCAGGCTGCGTCTGGATGTGTCTCCCGATGACACGGAAACAATATTGCTGCATGTCAGCAGAAATGCAATCAAGAACTCCCCCTGGCAGCTATGATGTTAACTAGGTGCGACCTTTTGTTTTCCTCCCACTCAAATGCACTAGCGTTGTGGACATGTTTTGCACGGCTAGTAGATCTTAGAATTTGGGATTGCGATGCTCTTGTCTACTGGCCAGAAAACGTGTTCCAGGTCCTGGTATCCCTAAGGAGGTTATCGATTTGGAGTTGCAGCAAACTGACAGTACACACACAAGCTTCTGACGGGCAATCTGCTCCAGAACGGGGTGGACTCCTGCCACGTCTGGAATCTCTATGGATAAATGGTTGCACATCTTTGGTATTGGTCCCCAACCTGCCGGCATCTCTCAAGACATTACATATTGCTAGCTGTAGTGATAATATCAAGTCCATCATATTCGGTCAGCATGAGTATGTGACGCTGGTGGGTGGAGAAGGTGTCGTACAGCCGGACACGTCATCATTAATTCCAGGGTCTTGCGGTAGTGAGGCCACGGCGTCTACAGCTGTACTGAAGCTGTCATCAGCAGCCAACCATCGCTCCCTTCCATGCCTAGAATCTCTAAGTATATGGAGATGCGATTGTTTGTCAGAGGTTGCCAATCTTCCTTCGTCTATCAAGATCTTGGACATTTATAGCTGCGGCAATCTACAATCCCTATCAGGAAAGCTAGATGTCGTCCAAAAATTAAATATTATTTCATGTAGTCGGTTGGAATCACTGGAATCTTGGATAGGAGAGCTGTGGTCGCTGGAAGTACTCATGCTTTATGGTTGCAAAAGCCTGGTATCCTTACTGGATGGGCCTCAAGCATACTCATCTCTTAGAGTTCTTCAGATTCAAGATTGTGATGGTATAAAGTCATTTCCGCCGGGCCTTCAGAGCTGTTTGGATTGCCTCGAGGTGAAACATATAGATGCCTGTTACGAAGGTAATATCCAGTTCCTTGTTTCTTTTAACAAAATGATCAGGAGCTCAATTGGTGTTGTCTGAAACGCAACTCTCCACTTAAACATTCTGTTAGTTATTACAAGATATGGTACAGCGGTAGGCTTCAGTGATAAAAACTTTGCGAGTGTGGTGTTTAAAACCTAAAGGCAAACATTGATGATATATACATTATATCGAGGACAATGCACCAGTAATACCTATATTTATGTGCACTTGTTTCACCTAAATCCATTAACTGCCGGATGTTGCACATTAGGGGCATGTAAACAGGTACACCTGGATCAACAAGTTTAGGCACCAATCTATCTCTTTTTGGGTCCGTACAGAGGAATTGAACTGTAAGATGATCTTTGCTGTTCAGTTTGTTACCTTGGTGGTAATTGTTAATTCGGATAGTGTAAAATCAATCATCTTACAGTTTGTTTCTTTGCAAAGTCACTAGCTCCATTCCTTGTTGTTAAAATCAGAATTCTCTCATGCGATTTTATGATGACTTTACAATCTTTGTTCCTTGGGTTGATTCTATGATTCTATTCAGTGGAGTCTACGATAAATCCTAGCAGGTATGATCCTACGATTTGCGATCCTACCATTGGCTCCATTGGATATAAGTGTAGTTTTGTTTACATGGTTTTTGTCTCTTTACATAATActttccttttatttttttttttttttcttttatattcTTTATTTTTATATCTATTTCTGATTTATTTTCTGATTCATCTATCATTACGGCCTCATCTGCCAGAACCAAAGACTCTGATACGTGCAATCAGGAGGCTGGTCGACAAGGCTGCGACGAGATTGTTCCCGTGTTCCTATGACGAGGAGAGTGACAGTGATTGAAATAGCAGATCAAGGGCTTGATGAAAGTTATCACCAAGGTTTGTAATACTAGTGTTCTCGATGATTGACTTCAAATGATACTAACTCCTAATGCTGACTCCCTATGAGGTGTGACTTCCTTGTAGGATCGTTGTTACCAGACCTGCAAATGATGGATTATTGTAACCGTGGTAGAATATATTACCTACACTTTCTGAAGATAATCTCCAGTGAAGTCAAGTCCAAGTCCTTGATTTTGAGCAGAAACAAGTCATAGACTGCAAGCTGAAGAATTTGTAGCATTTAGAGCTCCATGCTCCAGTTTGTTatccttcattttcttttcttttgaacTATGATGAGCTTGAGTTCAGTGTCTGCTCCAGCACAAGCGAAACACAGCTAGCACTTTCTTTTCATACACCGCTGAAGATACTCATGTTGTTGTACATCAAGCCGTTGTTTAAGTGCTGCTTGAAATGCACTTAAATTGCTAAATATCCCATGTTATGTGCGTATCTGATGCTGAATGGTGTGCAGGGTGATTCTGTGCAGAGGTCTCGTTGTTAAGCAGCAAAGCAGGGGATGGAAGGAACAGAACAGAGAGACACGAACTCCTCTGCCTCTGAACCCAGCTCCTCTGTATCTCCTTGCTTGCGGCCTACTGGCAACCTCTGATCTAAATTCTCCCCGAATTCTCCTCTGGCTGCGTCCAAACTATCAAGCACGCGAGCTCAAGAGTTGGTTCTCGTAGTAGTCAAATCGAGAGCCACGGACATCATCAACAACCTCGTCGGCGCCTCCAGCACCGCGACGCTGCAGCACTGCCACGCCGCCTGCAGGGTGTTCGGCGCTGGTCCTCACCCAGGAGTCAGAACCCCCAGCGCGTCTTCCACGCCTTCCTCGACCTCTACTCTGCCGCAGGATGCGCCCACGACGGTCTCCGTTGCAGTTTCAAGCACGCCGGCCGGCCCATCCAGCGGCACCAACCACTAACCGCCCAAACGAGAAAACCCTACCTCCAATAGATAACCACTGTATTAAATATGGGCAAGATCGGAAATAGGCACACTAATGCATGGTTGTATGCGTGTTCACTTGAACAGAAAGTGTGCTTGGTAATCTCCAGTTTCCTTGTTTCCTTTAACGAAATGATCAGAAGCCCAATTGGTGTTGTCCAAAATGCAACTCTCCACTTAAACATTCTGTTAGTTATTACAAGATGGGATATGATTTAGTGATAAAAATTTTACGAGCACGGTGTTCAGAACCTCTAGCTGTCCATTGGTAATACATACTCCTACATTATCTTCACCACTAATACCTTTAGTATATTTATATGGACTTGTGTCACCTAAATCCGTTAACTTTGGGATATTACATATTCGGGTATCTAAACACGTAAGTTTAGGCACCAGCATCCTGCACTTACTATAGTCATCCTTTAACTCCTTCTATATCTCTTTTTCTTGTTGTCCCTACAAAGGAATTTAAATATAAGATGATCTTTGCTGTTCACTTTTTTGACTATGGTTGTAACTTCTAATTCGGATAGTGTAAAATCAATCATCTTCCTCTAGTCATAAATTAAATTAAGCATCATCTTCCTCTAGTCATAAATTAAATTAAGCATTCCATCACAGAATTAATGCGGCCAGATGGTATTAGTTTTTATCCAATCGCCTTGGTGAATTAACTTTTCCCACGGTGCTTTGAACTGATACTATATGATAGTACAGTACTCTGTGATTAATTTCCCTTTTAGCGTCTGATTCGGATCAGCTTACATTTAGAGAACCAATTAAAGCGGCATTTGTTCTGACGTTACTCTGCAAATTCACTAGCTTCATTGCATATAGTTTGAGTAAGTGTAGTTTTCTTTACTTTCCTTTTGCCTTTTTACATGAACAATAATTTCCTTTAAAACTTTTACTATTGAATACCATAGTGTATTCTTCTTTATATATACTACCTCCGTCCCAAATAACAATTCATTTTGACTTTTCTTGATACATATATTTTTCTATGCACCGATATGTAcactatgtctagatacatataaaaaactatgtatctaaaaAAATGAAAACGAATTgaaatttggaacggaggagtACTGTCAGTGTTTttccgccacgcccaccgaggccCCCGAGgcggtgagtttgtaggtagggtgtcgccgagatcaggatcTAAAGgttcaaggaacacaaagtttagataggttcgggccgccgaaagcataataccctatgtcctgtgtgttttgtattgccttaagtgTTGATCAGGGTGATCTCTTGCATGAGGTACAAGTTGTCCCTCATGGTCCTGTTCgaggagggtccctgtcccGTCTTATATAGTCCGAGGGGACAGAGTTGCATAGAAATCCTAGTCAGATACGAGCTtagaagtcctacccgagtacttttcgggtagtttctgACTGTTtccaactagttctactacggtatgagtagttacaacagatgtagagtGTGTACCATATTCTATCCTCTATCCTAGGATATGTACGCTGTGTACACAGTCCTTTGGGTTTGGGTCCGGATCTGATAAGTACTTTCTAAATTTCGTGTTGAATTATATGCATAAATTCTAATATCATCTATGATCATGGCTTGATCTACCAGAACCAAAGACCCGAAAATGGGCAACGAGGAGCCCGGTGTGCTTGAAATAGAAGATTGAGGACCCGATGAAAGTTGTCACCAAGGTTTGTAACATTAGTGCTCTTGATGATTGATTTCAATGATTCTAGCTCCTAATGCTAAGCTGCTAACTCCCTATGACGTGTCACTTCCTTGTAGGATTGTTATTACCAGACCTGCAAATGATGGACTATTGTGACCATGGTAGAATGTATAACGTGCACTTTCTGAAGATAATCTCCAGTGAACTCAAGCGGAAGTCCAAGATTTTAAGCAGAAAACAAGTCCCGGATCGCAAGCTGAAGAATTTAGCATATAGAGCTCCATGCTCCAGTCCTTTATTTATCCTTGTTGAAGCTGAAGTCCTTGAATTCTGAGCAGAAGACAAGCCCCAGACTGCAAGCCGAAGAATTTGTAGCATTTGGAGCTCCGTGCTCCAGCTTTctatccttttttttttcttttgaactatGATGTGTTTGAGTTCGTTTCTGCTCCAGCACCAGGGAAGCGGAGCTAGCACTTTCATTTCATGATGTGTTTCTTTACATAACCGCAGATGATACTTGCCATAGAATCGAACAGTCCAGCATACTCATGTGTTTCGTTGTTTAAGCTGCTGCTTGAAATGCACGGGAATTGCTGAACTTTATCCCATGTTATGTGGGTACCCCACACTGAATAGTGTGCAGGGCGATCCTTGTGCAGAGGTCTCCTTGTTAAGGCCTGTTTGTTCAAAACTACATCTTGCAGCAACATTTTTCCTGTTAGTATTGTCAAACCAAGCAGAGGGTAAGTGTTCATAGAAAATTACTTTAGCACTGCACCTCATAAGCCATCCTCGGCTTTGTACGGCAACGAGACATGAGAAGCAGGCAAGCAGCAAAGCAAGGGATGGAAGGAGCAGAACAGAGACACGAACTCCTCTGCCTCTGAACCAGCTCCTCCGCATCTCCTTGCTGGCCGCTGTTTGGGGATCACCACTCAAGAGGAGGCCTCGCCGAAGGTTACGTCGAAGCTTTCGGGTATTACAAAAGGTATTCCACGGTTCTGTTAATTTGATTTGCAGGGTGACGGTCGATTTCAGTCAGTGACGGTCAATTTCACTGATGGTCGAAGGTTTGCGCCTAGCCGAATGAGCGAAGGTTGCACCGTGAGCTTCGTGCTAGGATGAACCACTTGCCTAGGCTTGTAATCAGCACGCTGGAGATTAAGACCGACCTCCGGATGATGAAGGAATAGGTTGTACAATCTTTGACGCTAAGATCCAGGGCGGAGGAGCGAAGGTTACCTGGACCCTTCACCGTCACATGTGTAGCATGATCATCTTGCAGTGAATAATTTGTACACGCAAACGTCCGGAAATGACCTAGGAACTGGAATATCCGAATATCCGACAGATATTCCGGGTAGGTAGAACTGTTTAACGAAGgtaggggtataaatacccccgtCTTTTATTGTAACCGAGATGATTTTTGAAGATTTTTGAGAGTGCATATAAGGTTATTCCATTAATTTAGAatattatttttctttttttatctGGAAAAAATATCCTTCGGATCCTAACAGATACGCCCACTGTGTTCTCAGCTCGACAAAAATCTACATGGCACCATCAAAGAAAAAAACCATGAACTCCGGGATAATCGTTAAGCCTGAGCCAACGGTACCAGGTACTAGCCGTCCAAATGAGGAAATTCTACCTCCAATACAAGGCTAAACTCCTTCGGAGCAAAAACCGAGACCCTCAAAGATGCTTACGCAACGAAAACCAATAGCATCAAGTTCTTCTCAGTTGTCGCAAGACTTAACGGGTGGCCAGCCATGCTACTAAATCCTAAGCTGCGTGCATACAGGGACAGGGAGTCAGGGACCCACCGTCCTGCTCCGGTGTCCGCCACTGAGGAGCCGTCCAGTGTCGGGGTCCCTCACTGCCGAGCCGCGTGCTGCTGCACGTCCACTTGTCTCCTTGACTTTTCACGTCCGTTCACCTGTCCACCAGGGATGGATATAACGAGCCGGCTCGGATCGGCTCGGTATCCCAATCACCTAGCTTGGCTCGGTTCGGCTCTCGGTCCAGCACGCGCTCCAGAACAATATTCGGCAGAGCTTGCTCGTGCTCCTCGTCCTCCATGCGCATTGCGCCTGCTCGTGCTCCTCGTCCTCCATGGCTTCATGAAGACTCAGCGGCCCTccccgtggccgtgcgccgctcgGAGGAGGCTCGAAGGGACCGAGCGCCGGGCGGGAGAGGTGCTACCGCCTGCTGCTGCAGGGGGCCAGTGATCGTCCCTAGCGTCGCCTCCCTGTTGCCTAGATGGCGAGGCAGCGCGAGTCGAGGGAGGGGGAGGGTGTCATGATGGGAATTGAGGGGAGGGGCATCGCGACTCGCGAGGAACTAGGGGAGGGGCGACGAGAATGGGGAGGCCGGAAAGGGGACGAGCATCGCGTTGCGACTCGCGAGGAACTGGAGGAGGGCCGGCTCCAACCAGGTCAAGTCTAGGGTTGAGGAGTTCAATAGTCAGATGAGTTTATTGGGCTCTATGTCAGGCTGGTGGCCTGCTGGTGCGTTCGGCTCGTTAAGCTCGTGAGCCAGCTCGAGGTGGCTCGTTATACGTACTAACAAGTATAATATTCTGCTCGGCTCATTAGTAAATTACACCGAGCGAAGCCACTGCAAGCCGCGAGCTAACGAGTTACGAGCATTTTGTCCAGCCCTGGTTCATCAAGCTTCAATCGAAGGAGAAAACATGATAAGATAGGTAGGATGAGGCTAGTGGCATCCGGAGGTCTGCATGGAGATGCTCATGATGAGTAGGCAGCGGTGGTGTTCGCTTGTATCTAGCCATAAAATGTTTCTTCTTTTCTACTGACTTGGCGTATAAGGCCACCTCCAATGGTTAAGCTAGTACACTAGCTCTAAATTTGTCCACCTCATACAAAAAATAGCAAAACGATTACCTTTCCATtagtttattttatagcatgtTTTTCAAAGCATCTTAGGTCTCACGGTCTTTCTCATTAATAAATCATTAATAAAGTGAGCTGCCCACGTTTGCTCTACGAGCTAGCTCTTCAAGAACACATAGTACTCTCTCCTCACCTTCTCTTTCTTCCATGTAAGCAAAATGATTGGAGGAGCCCATCCCCAAATAGAGCTGACATAGCTAGATGAGGAAGAATATTTTTCTGACGTCATGACGTGGATGAGAGAGGGAGATAATAGAGAATGTATGCTGGCGGCTACGCCACGCGACTGGAGGTTCCTTTTTCTTTCTGTAGCTTGAtcctgcaaaaaaaaaaatttcGAGTTGCCATTATTAGTGAGATTGTTTGCCGGTCGGCGCCCGTAGTTTTTCCCCTTCGTGTTGGAGGGGTTTTCCACGTTAAACCCGTGTCTTCTCTGTGTTTGATCTATTTTGTGTCGTATTCGGTTTCTAACATCATTTTCCACTTTTTTATTTAGGAAAAATATCTTTCGGATCCCAACAGATATGCCCACTGTGTTCTCCGCTCGACAACAACCTACGATGGCACCACCAAAGAAGAAGACTGTGAACTCCGGGACAATTGCTGAGCCTGCACCAGCGGCACCAAGCACTAGCCGCCCAAACAACGAAAACCCTACCTCCGATACAATGCTAAACTCCTCCGGAGCAAAAACCGAGACCCTCAAAGATACTTATGCGACGAAAACCAATAGCATCAAGTTCTTCTCAGTTGTCGCAAGACTTAACGGGTGGCCAGCCATGCTACTAAATCCTAATCTGCGTGCATACAGGGACAGGGTGTCAGGGACCCACCGTCCTGCTGCCTGGTCCGCCACTGAGGAGCCGTCCAGTGTCGGGGTCCCTCACTGCCGAGCCGTCTGCTGCTGCACGTCCACTTGTCTCCTTGACTTTTCACGTCCGTTCACCTGTCCACCAGGCTCGGTATCCCAATCCCAATCCTAATCTCATGACGTGGATGAGAGAGGGAGATAAAGAGAGAATGTATGCTGGTGGATACGCCACGCGACTGGAGGTTCCTTTTTCTCAGCCTCTGCCCTCTGATATGCTTTGCATTTGGAGTGAAGGAGGTGATATGATCTATGGGTAGGAGAAAAGTAATAGCACTGAGTGGACCTCACGTCTTTTCTTTATCTCACTTCCATGTGATGCCATGACGACCCGACTGGCctaccctttttcttttctttttctcgtCTTTTCTTGTCCTCTCCTATCCGTATATATTCGTTTCAAATTACAGTCAATTTAGTTTGCATACTATAATTTCTTAGTGGAACTTTCACGTAACCTGCTCAACTTACATCCCTGTCGAAAAATTTCATAGCATGCAATGGAATAAATCACTCCATGCATGATACTTAATGTCTAAAACGTACAGAATTTTGGAAACAGATGGAGCACTGTGGATCCATTTTTTTCCAATGCATGGTTGTATGCGTGTTCACTTGTACAGAAAGTGAGCTTGGTGTAAAAAATTCTTGAATCATTTGGTCATTATTTATATTTGTTTCGGTTCAAATCAAAGGTTGAGATTTTTTACGTGCTGCAGGAAGAAAATGGTCTCACGTCCCGCTTCATAATTCTGTGAATGATAATGACAGTCGCTACACAAAGTGGACAACTACTGGTGGGCACTGGGACAGTGTCAGAGTGTTAGGACAGGTGCAGGGTACTCCAGCTGGAAGGGTACGTCCACCACCCCTTCCTGATATCAGCTCTTGCTACATATTGATTTCTAGCTACTGAAACCAACTATTGCTTGGCTTCACCAGCTAGCTCTCTCCATACTGCATCTGTGTTTCCTTGTGTTGTGTTTTGGAGCTCCAGGCGTAGCCATGGCTGAGGTACTGGCCACCATGGTGGTCGGGCCGCTGGTGTCCATGGTGAAGGAGAAGGCCTCCAGCTACCTCCTGGACCAGTACAAGGTGATGGAGGGCATGGAG is part of the Panicum hallii strain FIL2 chromosome 2, PHallii_v3.1, whole genome shotgun sequence genome and encodes:
- the LOC112880094 gene encoding uncharacterized protein LOC112880094 encodes the protein MMLTRCDLLFSSHSNALALWTCFARLVDLRIWDCDALVYWPENVFQVLVSLRRLSIWSCSKLTVHTQASDGQSAPERGGLLPRLESLWINGCTSLVLVPNLPASLKTLHIASCSDNIKSIIFGQHEYVTLVGGEGVVQPDTSSLIPGSCGSEATASTAVLKLSSAANHRSLPCLESLSIWRCDCLSEVANLPSSIKILDIYSCGNLQSLSGKLDVVQKLNIISCSRLESLESWIGELWSLEVLMLYGCKSLVSLLDGPQAYSSLRVLQIQDCDGIKSFPPGLQSCLDCLEVKHIDACYEEPKTLIRAIRRLVDKAATRLFPCSYDEESDSD